Proteins found in one Methylobacter sp. S3L5C genomic segment:
- a CDS encoding DegT/DnrJ/EryC1/StrS aminotransferase family protein, translating into MAPHEELKTELREAFDRTLNSGWYILGNEVKQFEQEFADYCQAKHCVGVGNGLEALHLILRAYGIGEGDEVIVPSNTYIATWLAVNYAGATPVPVEPDERTYNIDPLLIEAAITKQTKAIIAVHLYGQPADMDAINTIARKHNLKVIEDAAQAHGARYKGRRTGSLGDAAGFSFYPGKNLGALGDGGAVTTNDTDLANKIRVLGNYGSRVKYHNEVKGFNSRLDELQAAFLREKLKPLDAWNERRAKIAKQYLDCLSDKSLNLPYVPDWCDPAWHVFVIRHPYRDRLQRTLGDAGIGTLVHYPIPPHLQMAYQDNGWTKGSFPIAEQMANELLSLPMGPHINAWQIDQVCKILTKAL; encoded by the coding sequence ATGGCTCCGCACGAAGAGCTGAAAACAGAATTACGAGAAGCATTTGATCGCACGCTTAATTCCGGTTGGTATATTCTCGGTAATGAGGTCAAGCAGTTTGAACAAGAGTTTGCCGACTATTGCCAAGCTAAACATTGCGTTGGAGTGGGCAACGGATTGGAAGCGCTACATTTGATATTGCGTGCTTATGGTATCGGTGAAGGTGATGAAGTGATTGTGCCTTCCAACACTTATATCGCTACCTGGCTGGCGGTAAACTATGCGGGTGCCACACCGGTCCCGGTCGAACCCGATGAACGGACTTATAACATTGATCCCCTTCTTATTGAAGCGGCTATAACTAAGCAAACAAAAGCCATTATTGCGGTACATCTTTATGGGCAACCCGCTGACATGGATGCCATTAACACGATTGCCAGAAAACATAATCTCAAAGTAATTGAAGATGCTGCCCAAGCCCATGGCGCACGCTACAAAGGCAGACGTACAGGCTCATTAGGCGATGCCGCAGGCTTTAGTTTTTACCCGGGAAAAAACCTTGGAGCGCTCGGTGATGGCGGAGCAGTTACAACCAATGATACCGATCTGGCGAATAAGATACGTGTGCTGGGTAATTATGGTTCGCGTGTCAAATATCACAATGAAGTGAAAGGTTTTAACTCGCGGCTTGATGAGTTGCAAGCTGCGTTTTTGCGTGAAAAACTGAAACCATTGGACGCTTGGAATGAGCGCAGAGCTAAAATTGCAAAACAATATCTTGATTGTTTATCTGATAAATCGTTAAATCTCCCTTATGTCCCTGATTGGTGTGACCCGGCCTGGCATGTATTTGTCATCCGTCACCCTTACCGTGACCGATTGCAACGTACTTTGGGCGATGCGGGCATTGGTACCTTGGTACATTACCCAATTCCTCCTCATTTGCAAATGGCTTACCAAGACAATGGTTGGACGAAAGGATCCTTTCCGATTGCGGAACAAATGGCCAATGAGCTGTTGAGTTTACCTATGGGGCCGCACATCAATGCCTGGCAAATCGATCAAGTATGTAAAATTCTAACTAAGGCGCTATAA